ATTGAGCAGCCGGTAGAGAAACCGCAGCGGCCAAAAGGCGATGGAATTGTTCGTGTCTCTCGCCAGACCAGCGGTCGGAAAGGTAAGGGCGTGTGCCTTATCAGCGGCATTGATGGTGATGATAAGATGCTGGCCGACCTTGCCGCTATGCTGAAGAAAAAGTGCGGTTGCGGCGGTGCGGTAAAAGATGGCGTGATTGAGATTCAGGGTGATAAACGTGACCTGATAAAAACGCTGCTTGAAGCACAGGGGATGAAGGTGAAACTGGCGGGGGGGTAAATTCCTATCGTAGGTAGCGCAGAGCGCGCGAATTTCAGGGGTTGCCCGCTGCGCAGACTTTAGTCTTACCCAAAATTAAGGCCACATAATGTGGCCTTAATCATATTTGTCTGACAACAAATTATTTGCTGATTTGGTTACCGATCAGGCCACCAACTGCCGCGCCGCCCAGGGTGCCCAGAGCGCTGCCGTCAGTTAATACTGCACCACCTACAGCACCCGCACCGGCACCGATTGCGGTACCACGGTCACGTTTGGACCAGTGCGAACAGGCGCTCAGAGACATTGCCAGAGTAATAGCCAGTACTGCGGTTGCAATTTTTTTGTTATTTAAAGTCATAATAATTCTCCTGATGACAGAGCGAGCTATGCGTTAGCTTTTAGTATAGTAAATCACGTGCTGTCTCATTTAAGTGACAGCGTAACTGTCAATCTATTCACATGTGTGATTATCACTTCCATATATATTGAATAAGTAAATTATATTTGATTCAAAAGTTGTCCGTAGGTAAAAAATCTTATTTATCACCTGAGAAAAGTCTCATTTGGTGATAGTGGTGTTAATTTTGTGTTTCTATATCTGGCTCGTCGACCACATCCAGCATTATTCCCTGGGCTCGAAGCGCAATTTTCGCCTCTTCGGGTATTCCACTGTCGGTGATAACCCTGGTGATACCGCCTGCCCGTCCTAACGAGCAGGGAAAGCTAGCCCCAAACTTAGAGCTATCGGTCAGTACGACAACCTCTTTATCCATACACAGTAAAGCGTTGACCACCTCACTGCGTTTGGCATCACGTCCGGTAAAACCGCTTTCATGACGCCAGCCATCGACGCCAATAAATGCCCGGTCAAAATCTATCTCGTTGAGATAACGCAATGTGAGCGGTCCAACGGTAGTTTCACTACGCTGCTGGTAATGCCCGCCGAGCAATATCACCTCTGCGGCACTGTGCGTCAGATGCCGGGCGATATATCCGCTTACGGTGACGAGTTTTATATCTGCACGTGCAGAGAGAATCTGCGCCAGCAGCGCATTGCAGCTGCCATTTTCGATAAAAACCGTTTCACCGGACTTTATTTTCGCTGCCGCAAATTCAGCCAGCCGTAATTTCACCGGATAGTGGCTCATCATTCGGGTTTCAAGATCTTCATTATCCACAGGCTCCGCGTAGCCATGCCGCCGTTGCAGATAGTGCCGCTGCTCCAGCAAATTAAGATCGTGACGAATGGTCACTTCAGAGACGCCGGTCAAGTTGGCCAGTTCGACAACGGCAACCCGGCCACGTTCTATAACCTGTTGCAGTATAAATTGTTGTCTCGAATTCATTTCAGGCATGAATAATCTCGAATAAGAGAAAAGAATGGGTGGGAGAGAGATGCTGGTTCCCGAAGTCGTTAAGGGTAATTGTGAGTGACTTCGGGAATATTTTCAAAGAGACAATTAGCTAACTAACTCATATTTCCAGCATTTCGCATTACCGGTAAATGGTTATTAATAAGTGTCTTGAATGTTTTTTGTTATTAATAGTTAGAATGTGAATAGTTTTGTCCTGAAATGCTGGCTAATCGTCGGAATTAAATTTCCCAGGGCGGACGCACCGGCTCCACAGTGCCTGCATCCTCCTCTACTTGCTGAATAGCAATAAGCTCGGCTTTAAGTATTTCAAGGTTATGAATGGCGGAGCGCGTATCTCCGGCCACTAAAATATCGATAATAGTATCGATGCGCTGCATGAGTAATTTTTGACTGGACTGCTGCATGGTGACTGCCCCATATATTTACGATAATTATCAGAATGCAGGAAATTGAGCCGTGCTGCAAAAGTGTTTTTATCGGATATCATCTTCCCCTGCGGGCGGGAGGTGTGGAGGCTGGTGGGTTAGAAGCCAGCTCTCAAATTCGTCAACCG
This genomic interval from Salmonella enterica subsp. enterica serovar Choleraesuis contains the following:
- a CDS encoding translation initiation factor; this translates as MSNKDNPLVYSTETGRIEQPVEKPQRPKGDGIVRVSRQTSGRKGKGVCLISGIDGDDKMLADLAAMLKKKCGCGGAVKDGVIEIQGDKRDLIKTLLEAQGMKVKLAGG
- a CDS encoding UPF0509 protein, which encodes MQQSSQKLLMQRIDTIIDILVAGDTRSAIHNLEILKAELIAIQQVEEDAGTVEPVRPPWEI
- a CDS encoding lipoprotein, which codes for MTLNNKKIATAVLAITLAMSLSACSHWSKRDRGTAIGAGAGAVGGAVLTDGSALGTLGGAAVGGLIGNQISK
- a CDS encoding DeoR family transcriptional regulator, with amino-acid sequence MPEMNSRQQFILQQVIERGRVAVVELANLTGVSEVTIRHDLNLLEQRHYLQRRHGYAEPVDNEDLETRMMSHYPVKLRLAEFAAAKIKSGETVFIENGSCNALLAQILSARADIKLVTVSGYIARHLTHSAAEVILLGGHYQQRSETTVGPLTLRYLNEIDFDRAFIGVDGWRHESGFTGRDAKRSEVVNALLCMDKEVVVLTDSSKFGASFPCSLGRAGGITRVITDSGIPEEAKIALRAQGIMLDVVDEPDIETQN